One window of the Hoplias malabaricus isolate fHopMal1 chromosome Y, fHopMal1.hap1, whole genome shotgun sequence genome contains the following:
- the LOC136679510 gene encoding calcineurin B homologous protein 3-like, producing the protein MGSSQSAHDDLQRLSDGTGFSTEQIRNLHKRFNHLTHNQQKLRREDFDNISDLTFNPIRGQIIEAFFDKRNFTNSEVGKVEEVDFEEFLTVMSHFRPAGQNLTEEQRERSKRDKLRFLFNMHDKDNDGTITLDEYRHVVEELLSSSPDIEVETAKAIADAAMLEVASVTMGQMAPDEFYEGITFEHFYKILKDLEIETKMHIRFLNVDTTTMSCGK; encoded by the exons ATGGGGAGTTCACAGTCCGCTCATGATGACCTCCAGCGTCTCTCAGACGGAACCGGCT TTTCAACGGAACAGATCAGAAACCTACATAAAAGATTTAACCACCTCACGCACAACCAGCAAAAATTAAG GAGAGAAGACTTTGACAACATCAGTGATTTGACTTTCAACCCCATTAGAGGCCAGATCATTGAAGCCTTCTTTGATAAAAG GAACTTTACTAACAGTGAAGTGGGAAAAGTTGAGGAGGTGGATTTTGAGGAGTTCCTCACAGTAATGTCACACTTCAGGCCTGCAGGTCAGAATCTGACAGAGGAGCAGAGAGAACGGAGCAAGAGAGACAAACTACGCT TCCTGTTCAACATGCACGACAAAGACAATGATGGCACCATCACTTTGGATGAATACAGACAT GTTGTTGAAGAGTTATTGTCCAGTTCTCCTGACATAGAAGTCGAAACAGCCAAAGCCATCGCAGATGCTGCTATGCTGGAAGTAGCGAGTGTTACAATGGGTCAAATG GCTCCAGATGAGTTTTATGAAGGAATCACATTTGAGCATTTTTACAAG attctcaaaGATCTGGAGATTGAGACAAAGATGCACATCCGGTTTCTGAACGTGGACACTACAACAATGAGCTGCGGAAAGTGA